AAATTCCAGTAATCACGTTTTTACTCCTCATGTTCATCAACATTCCAAGAAGCAAACCAACATCATAAAGTTGGATAGAGCTATTTTTGGAAATTGGGTAAAACATGGAGCCGGAAACATCGCACGCAATTACTACTCTTGTATTTAAGCCAAACCCTTTTAGGTTAGCTGTAGAGTGCATCGCTGCAACCTCAAGGCTATCCAGGATATAGGAAGCATATTCACTTTTTACTTTCTCGATTTCCCGGTAAGCGGACAATAACCTAAAAGGTAGCTGCCTGGAGCGTTCAACTTCTCCTGGAGAGCTCAAACGATCTACAACAGTTTTAATAGATTCCTTACCTACTTCAGCCTCAAGAATATTCCTCAAGTTTCGCATAAGAGCCATATATCCGATTTTGCCGCTTTCAATTAACTCTTCCCACTTGTTTCTGAAAGCAAGTTCTTTTTCGCTTTTTGACGCAAATCTCTTTGTGCCAAGCATAGAAAGCTCTACTTCCCACGTGTATGGAGTAGCTAAATTTTTATCAGCGATTTTATCGAATAGAGACTGTTTCTCTTCTGATTCAGCTTTTGGACGAACCAGGAACAATGCATCTCTAAGTGTGATTTCAGCCGGGCGGTCATACTTTGCAAATTGATACTCATCAAATTTGTTGAATGAACTTCCCAGGCCTTTTTGTACCTGCTTAGATAGTTTATTTAATTTCTTGAACCCTGTACGTTCGTTGGCTGCTGCATAGCAAGCCAAAAGCTCAGTAATTTCATCTGCTCTTTGGATAACCTTGGATACAGTATTACTAACCAGGCTATCGCCTTGATGTACACGAGCAAGTTCGGTAACCAAAACCAAAGGAATGGAACGAAGATGCATTTTTGTACGGGCATAAACAGCCAGTTTAGCAACAAATATAGGGTCGACTTGAGCAATCAATGATCTGATTCTCTCAATCCGACTTTTTTCCGAGGTATAGAAAGGATTACCCAAACCAGCAGTAACTACTGCAGAGTAAAGCTCCATCTTGGGAGAGAGCCTTATTGCCCTCTCCCCCTCATAGTTGAGGACCTGCTTTCTCTTTCTATTTAGTACATTGAATTTCATGATCTTTTTTGATTGCATTTTTAATTACGAGACAATGATAAAAGAGAACTGCGCAGTCTTTTTGCGCAGCAAATTTTTTTTTCTATTTTTTTTAAAAAAGATTGAATGCCGGTAAATAGAAATGCTTTAATTCGTTACAGGACTATTGATAATTGCTTAAGAAACAGGCAAAGATTATGGACTCTGGAAGATTTAATAGAGAGATGCTCTGAGGCTTTATATGAATATGAAGGTATTGATAAAGGGGTAAGCCGAAGAACAGTTCAGTCAGATATTCAAATAATGAGATCGGACAAGCTAGGATATAATGCTCCGATTATCGTAGAGCGGAAGAAGTATTATTCCTATTCAGATCCTGAATATACAATCACAAATATTCCACTTACTGAGCAGGATATAGGAACCTTAAATGAAGTCGTAGAGATACTTAAGCAGTTCAAAGGTTTTTCCCATTTCGAAGACATGGACGGAATGATCAAAAAACTGGAGAATAAAGTATACCGAAGCCAACCGAATTCGAGATCAATTATTGATTTTGAAAAAAATGAAGGGTTACGAGGACTTCATCATCTGGATGATTTGTACCAGGCGATTTTAAATAAAAGTGTTCTGGCAATTACTTACCAATCATTTCGTGCCCGAAAAGCCAATGAATTAGAATTTCACCCTCAGTTTTTAAAGGAGTATCGGAATCGATGGTTTGTAGTTGGAGGTAAGAGTAGAGATGCACATCCATTAAATCTCGCGCTTGATCGCATTCAGGAGATTAAAGTTTTGGAAGACAAAAAGTATTTGTCGTTGAATTTAAATCCACAGGATTTTTACCGGCATGTAATTGGAGTAACTACGAGTCCAAATATGAGACCGCGAGAAGTTATGATCTTTGTAGACCGGGGAAATGCTCCATATGTGCTTACAAAGCCACTTCATCATTCTCAGCAGCTCGTTAGAAAAGTAAAGGATGGGATAATAATTTCTATTCATGTTCAATTTAATTTCGAACTGGAACGAGAAATCCTGGGCTTTGGGGAATCCATGAAAGTACTTTCCCCTCCGGGATTAGCTAAGCGTATAAGTAATAAATTATATCTGGCACGACGGAATTACGAAGACTCTTCTTATCCGATAGAGTCGGAGTTTTGATTTGGATATGATATAGTATCGAAGTAAGGTATGACTGAACCACAAAGAGAAGCGAAAAGAGTAAAGAAACCCTGGCCGACAAAAGCGGCTATGGCACAGGTTTATAGTGAGTATCTTTGGGGTGGTGAATCTCATGACTTCTATTCTGGGGAAGGGTCGCATTTACCAGGGTTAGTAGAGCCTTATGTAGAAATTGTTTCAGAATTCCTTACTTCATTTGAGACTCCAATAACCGTTTGTGATTTAGGTTGTGGTGATTTCAATGTGGGCAAACAGCTTATTCAGCATACTAAAAAGTATGTGGCTGTTGATATTGTACCGGAACTAATCCAAAGGAATAAGAAACTGTTTGAAGCAGAGAATTTAGAGTTTCACTGTCTGGATATAGCCACGGATGATTTACCAGCAGCAGACTGTGTGATACTTAAGCAGGTGCTTCAGCATATCTCCAACAAAGAAGTTCACCAGGTAGTAAAAAAACTGGCGGGTTATAAGTATGTGATTGTTACAGAGCACATACCCGATGGTGAATTTGAGCCCAACAAGGATATTATTTCAGGGCAGGGAACACGGCTAAAAAAGCTAAGTGGTATTAACCTTACTGCTCCACCATTTTACTTTAAGGCTAAAGAAGGAAAGCTACTTTTATCTATTCCGCTAGAGAAGGGAAAGGGAGTAGTTGATACAAGATTATATCATACCATTCATAAACATCTGATTCGAAGTTGAGTGAGTATATAATTTACCTTCCTTACCAAAGGTAAAAGCAAAATGGCTGATTATTGCATCGATTAACATTATTTGGCAACTTTTGTGTTAACGATATAATTGTAAGTGATGGCTGATAATAAACAAGAAATAATCCCACCTAAGGAAGCTGTTCAAGTCTTAAAAGGAATCATCGAAGGTAAATATGATTTCAAGTTCGAACCCTCATTCATTTGGGCGGATAAGTACACCACGAGTATTCGATTCAATTGTGAAGGTTACATCATTCAAATTTTTGTAGATACGGGTGACCTGGATTATGTGGATTTCATCACTGCTTCGGATGGGCGCGAAGGTAAATATGATTGGTGGTCTGAGGAAGTACACGGAGCAGAAGACGCGATTGATTTATTATCAGAGGAGGAACAACAAATCCTGATCAGCAAGTTTGAGGAAAAATCCAGGTAAGATCACAATAACCAGCCATGGCTACCGGTTACCGCACTGGCTGTGGTATAAGGCTTAGTAGAAAGAGAATCCGGTGAGCCCGGTTAAAAAAGCAAAGCTAATCTTATCTAGTCCTCTAGAGAAGGGAAAGGGAGTAGTTGATACAAGATTATATCTTACTATCTAAAGAGGCTGAGCGATTGTAATCTCCTGTATTTACAAAGTGTACTTATATCATTCCCAGACAATAGAACCAATTTCAATTATATCTTTAGGCTCTTTAAGCTGACGTGTAAATTTTTTGACCTGTTGATTCTTTGAGCCATAGTTTGTGTAAATAGCAACTTGGAGGGAAATTGGGCCGGAGACTTTTTGAACCCGGTCGTCAAAAAAATCTACCTCAACTTTATACTCACCAGGAGATGCCTTCTTTAGAAGGTATTCTTCCGGACCATATCCAGAGGTGTTGTCGTATGTTAACTTTCCTCCAAGTTTGGTTAGGAGATTATTGTAAGAACATTTTTCTCCGTTTGGCTCAGTAACCCATAGGTCTAAATCTGTGTCCATAACATTCCATGTAAGAATGATTCGAATATCAACAGGAAGGTGAACGATCAATTCAAGATCTATCTCTGAAAGGTCAAGTGTATCAATTCTGGCAATTATGGAATTCATCTCATGTAATACTGTAGTCTTGAATTGAGGAGGAGTTGTAGCCATATCCCAGTCATGCGTAATGATCTCGTAAAGCAGATCGACTGCTTTTTGGTACTCTTTGTTAGCTTCGTATGCTAATGCCAGATCTCTTTTAGATTGAGGTTCAAAGGATCTTATATTCAATATTTTTTTAAGTAAGAATATGCTTTTTTCAAACTCGCCTAATTCTTGATATTTATTGGCTAACGTTTTTAAAAGTTCATGGTTTTCAATATTTAATTCTGCGAGGTTTGATAAAACCTTAAGGCCAATCTCCGTCTCATTTTCTTCAAGAAAAAAAGTTCCAACGCTTAGGTAAAAGCTTGGCGCAGAGCCATAATTTTCTCGTAATGACAAATACTCTCTGTATCGATTCTTCTTCGAAGTCTTCTTTAAAGCTTCGATATAGGGTTCATTTTCATTCCAACTCTCTGTTATAATGCTAAGGCTCGAGTTTGCTTCAGAATATTCTTCAATCGAATCGCGATCCAGATATAAATCAGTAGTTTCTGATGCTACTCTAGCTTCAACAATGCTACCAGTTAATTCTCTTCTCGCAATTGGTGAATAACCCGATACAACCAATTCATTCGAACTAACAACTCCAAAATCCAGGATTATTTCACCATTAAAAGTATCGTTCACTAATACTTCTTTTGTTTGATATCCAATAAAAGTAACAACTAGATAATCGTTTGGACGAGCATTGATCCCATAAAAACCATTCTCATTGGAAGAAGTGCCAACGGATGTACCCTTTATTACAATATTTGCTCCTGGTACAACTTCACCGTCTGTATCAATAATCCGACCGGTAACTGTTTGAT
This DNA window, taken from Balneola sp., encodes the following:
- a CDS encoding TROVE domain-containing protein, translated to MKFNVLNRKRKQVLNYEGERAIRLSPKMELYSAVVTAGLGNPFYTSEKSRIERIRSLIAQVDPIFVAKLAVYARTKMHLRSIPLVLVTELARVHQGDSLVSNTVSKVIQRADEITELLACYAAANERTGFKKLNKLSKQVQKGLGSSFNKFDEYQFAKYDRPAEITLRDALFLVRPKAESEEKQSLFDKIADKNLATPYTWEVELSMLGTKRFASKSEKELAFRNKWEELIESGKIGYMALMRNLRNILEAEVGKESIKTVVDRLSSPGEVERSRQLPFRLLSAYREIEKVKSEYASYILDSLEVAAMHSTANLKGFGLNTRVVIACDVSGSMFYPISKNSSIQLYDVGLLLGMLMNMRSKNVITGIFGDSWKQVNLPSTNVLANTQKLNRIEGSVGYATNGYKVIKSLIKNRKVVDKVMLFTDCQMWDTRGRKNSFSTLWKEYKASIAPSAKLYLFDLAGYGNTPLRIENSDVFLVAGWSDKIFDVLNALEEGDSTLSEIKRMEL
- a CDS encoding WYL domain-containing protein, which encodes MPVNRNALIRYRTIDNCLRNRQRLWTLEDLIERCSEALYEYEGIDKGVSRRTVQSDIQIMRSDKLGYNAPIIVERKKYYSYSDPEYTITNIPLTEQDIGTLNEVVEILKQFKGFSHFEDMDGMIKKLENKVYRSQPNSRSIIDFEKNEGLRGLHHLDDLYQAILNKSVLAITYQSFRARKANELEFHPQFLKEYRNRWFVVGGKSRDAHPLNLALDRIQEIKVLEDKKYLSLNLNPQDFYRHVIGVTTSPNMRPREVMIFVDRGNAPYVLTKPLHHSQQLVRKVKDGIIISIHVQFNFELEREILGFGESMKVLSPPGLAKRISNKLYLARRNYEDSSYPIESEF
- a CDS encoding class I SAM-dependent methyltransferase, which codes for MTEPQREAKRVKKPWPTKAAMAQVYSEYLWGGESHDFYSGEGSHLPGLVEPYVEIVSEFLTSFETPITVCDLGCGDFNVGKQLIQHTKKYVAVDIVPELIQRNKKLFEAENLEFHCLDIATDDLPAADCVILKQVLQHISNKEVHQVVKKLAGYKYVIVTEHIPDGEFEPNKDIISGQGTRLKKLSGINLTAPPFYFKAKEGKLLLSIPLEKGKGVVDTRLYHTIHKHLIRS